In Rutidosis leptorrhynchoides isolate AG116_Rl617_1_P2 chromosome 2, CSIRO_AGI_Rlap_v1, whole genome shotgun sequence, one genomic interval encodes:
- the LOC139893023 gene encoding uncharacterized protein, with translation MQIRSFVQHVRPIIIVDAAHLKGGYLGTNLVAVAMDGNNGILPLAYGIGEGETNSVWSWFFGNLRDHLMSYGMVDRMSEITFISDRAASIAHGIANVFPEAFHAHCARHLFMNIKTKSNKMKFFEWHFWKMVKAYRASDFHDHLDVFRRRLKASYKVLCEDGINRWSRSQSTHIRIGISNIATNQLVLLHRLLHMLNVS, from the exons atgcagattcgatcatttgtgcaacatgtccgcccgataatcatcgtcgatgctgcacatttaaagggtgggtacctgggtactaatttagttgctgttgcgatggatggcaataatggaattttgccattggcttatggaattggtgaaggcgagacaaacagtgtttggtcatggttttttggtaacctaagagatcatttaatgagttatggtatggttgatcgtatgtcagagattacttttatttctgatcgtgctgctTCAATAGCACACGGCATTGCAAACGTGTTTCCGGAAGCGTTTCACGCTCATTGTGCACGTCATTTATTCATGAACATCAAAACTAAATCCAACAAGATGAAATTCTTCGAATGGCACTTTTGGAAAATGGTTAAGGCGTACCGTGCGTCGGATTTTCATGATCATCTGGATGTATTTCGAAGGAGATTGAAAGCGTCTTATAAAGTTCTATGTGAGGATGGTATCAATAGATGGTCCAGAAGTCAATCTACTCAtattag gattggtatttcaaacatcgcaacaaatcagttagtcttacttcaccggttactccatatgttgaacgtaagctag